A DNA window from Linepithema humile isolate Giens D197 chromosome 6, Lhum_UNIL_v1.0, whole genome shotgun sequence contains the following coding sequences:
- the LOC105671302 gene encoding uncharacterized protein yields the protein MLRILTLVLFLRLFSATVSSETMSYARVSKNGQQVENSYNSYAWINRLSGRNNMSVENENRSINDIVITVSPVYVSPKTPRLKKGESVDHSMPIIVPKYSTLDHEMITKLDTASKKQIQQRFHPPAIFEHSVAHERPQKGASVLNMENSPSMNSSTYPGPIFSGMYEYNPSDFIDDEPPASVITKYSPMPTDTRDKIPDTYKPSPNKYHDSDEHEANYPNFDFASSYGNDGREPKPIRYSNHDHSPPSEEIPYDHHDLHHDIVYDHIPEYYVHHPKTTTEEPEMNDQRLDKRPYSYYFIGKKLWYIPLYFSIYFVIYIAALVLKSIARHKINFPAHLAEAAAQQKRSEPSEGWRNFAGRILEGAERFSKIYNKGSPINIR from the exons ATGTTACGTATTTTAACTTTGGTTCTCTTTCTACGCCTATTTTCCGCTACAGTGTCGTCGGAAACAATGTCATACGCAAGAGTATCGAAAAACGGACAGCAAGTGGAAAACTCTTACAATTCTTACGCGTGGATCAACAG GTTATCAGGGAGAAATAATATGAGTGTGGAGAATGAAAATAGAAGTATAAATGACATTGTTATCACGGTATCACCAGTGTATGTCTCACCCAAAACTCCCAGACTGAAGAAAGGCGAATCGGTCGATCATTCAATGCCGATTATCGTCCCGAA ATATTCAACGCTGGATCACGAAATGATTACCAAACTGGACACTGCAAGCAAAAAACAAATTCAACAACGATTTCATCCACCCGCAATTTTCGAGCACAGCGTTGCGCACGAAAGGCCGCAAAAAGGAGCGAGTGTATTAAATATGGAAAATTCCCCGAGCATGAATTCATCCACTTATCCCGGTCCAATATTCTCCGGCATGTATGAATACAATCCGTCAGACTTTATCGATGACGAGCCACCG GCCAGtgtaattaccaaatattcaCCTATGCCTACGGATACACGCGATAAg ATTCCGGATACCTATAAACCATCACCGAACAAGTACCACGATAGCGATGAACACGAAGCGAACTATCCCAATTTTGATTTCGCTTCTTCGTACGGGAATGACGGACGTGAACCGAAACCCATCAGATACTCTAATCATGATCATTCGCCGCCATCCGAAGAGATTCCATACGATCATCACGATCTGCATCACGATATAGTCTACGATCACATACCCGAATATTATGTGCATCATCCGAAAACCACGACGGAGGAGCCGGAAATGAACGACCAACGACTCGACAAGAGGCCCTACTCGTATTATTTCATAGGAAAGAAGCTGTGGTACATACCGCTGTATTTCAGTATCTACTTCGTCATATACATAGCAGCGCTTGTGTTGAAAAGTATCGCCAGGCACAAGATCAACTTTCCGGCTCATCTAGCGGAAGCTGCGGCTCAACAAAAAAGAAGCGAGCCGAGCGAAGGATGGCGGAACTTTGCCGGGAGAATACTCGAAGGAGCGGAACGATTTtccaaaatatacaataaaggATCTCCAATAAACATTCGATAA
- the mas gene encoding protein masquerade isoform X1, with protein sequence MILKAAPGGIVLLLLLAGSVGGQDDDSLASTFLSGFLNSLTSTAKIADCPGVCVHALATLMCDDVLEDVQCPTASMRCCLQDPVNGTSSFAENAVEDEGPTTIESTTADKTTTISTVTPATTATTLSTSTSSTLTKTTPESYNETSEKSSTKVCSGICMAERIANYCDAVLMIDTLCKPSYKCCVSRDAFGDFPPPELLVIDRTNSSRYDEKNGDGTFNKISSPSTTMRPNTSLSTNVSTIVIATTVTTTMLPSITTTTRSNPAPLKPCKGQCKSDLSAFFCDNIDSDADCPAEGSVLTICCINEPPPPPQKVETTTTIRPATKAPQSKLSPCPGFCLLTIMAAFCERPNAIIAKTSSCQSGYICCDNTKSSQQTRPKPKPTARLPTTVSLPPDPRPECPGSCIVSYLSFTCFRNAELTSIFKCKKQGHQCCAPKSLIREFHGGNSTEPVLTNRNDTFYVTSRPYTTPTSIYETTTAISTTNSPVYNKYVCGVKGTSRGPIQARSSTRIARVVGGEDADANEWCWQVALINSLNQYLCGGALIGTQWVLTAAHCVTNIVRSGDAIYVRVGDHDLTRKYGSPGAQTLRVATTYIHHNHNSQTLDNDIALLKLHGQAELKDGVCLVCLPARGVSHTAGKRCTVTGYGYMGEAGPIPLRVREAEIPIVSDAECIRKVNAVTEKIFILPASSFCAGGEQGNDACQGDGGGPLVCQDDGFYELAGLVSWGFGCGRQNVPGVYVKVSSYIGWINQIISVNNL encoded by the exons ATGATACTGAAAGCCGCCCCTGGGGGCATTGTCCTTCTACTTCTGCTCGCTGGATCAGTCGGGGGGCAGGATGATGATTCCTTGGCTAGCACTTTCCTATCAG GTTTCTTAAACTCTTTAACGAGCACGGCGAAAATCGCTGATTGTCCGGGGGTGTGTGTGCACGCGTTGGCGACGTTGATGTGCGACGACGTCTTGGAAGATGTGCAGTGCCCCACAGCCAGTATGCGATGCTGTCTGCAGGATCCAGTGAACGGCACCAGCTCGTTCGCCGAAAACGCCGTCGAGGACGAAGGACCGACCACCATCGAATCTACAACAGCAGACAAGACCACCACGATTTCTACGGTGACACCTGCGACAACCGCCACAACGCTCAGTACATCGACTTCCTCCACTTTGACAAAAACTACACCT GAAAGTTATAATGAAACGAGCGAGAAATCGTCCA CGAAAGTTTGTTCGGGCATATGCATGGCTGAAAGAATTGCCAATTATTGCGATGCTGTGCTGATGATAGATACTCTCTGCAAGCCGAGCTACAAATGTTGCGTGTCCAGGGACGCCTTTGGAGATTTTCCCCCGCCTGAGCTGCTGGTGATCGACCGCACAAACTCGTCTCGTTACGATGAGAAAAATGGCGACGGAACTTTTAACAAGATCTCATCTCCGTCGACAACTATGCGACCCAACACATCGTTGTCAACAAACGTCTCGACGATTGTAATTGCGACGACAGTAACAACTACAATGCTGCCGTCAATTACAACGACAACGAGATCTAACCCGGCGCCTCTGAAACCGTGTAAAGGACAATGCAAGAGCGATCTGTCCGCTTTCTTTTGTGATAACATAGACAGCGACGCGGATTGTCCCGCTGAGGGATCTGTATTGACCATTTGTTGCATTAATgaaccaccgccgccgccacaAAAAGtg gagacgacgacgacgattcGACCAGCTACAAAGGCTCCGCAATCAAAATTATCGCCGTGCCCCGGCTTTTGCTTATTGACAATTATGGCAGCTTTTTGCGAGCGGCCGAATGCAATCATAGCAAAAACATCGTCTTGCCAATCTGGTTATATCTGTTGTGATAATACAAAGAGTTCGCAGCAG acgCGACCAAAACCGAAGCCCACTGCGCGATTGCCGACAACCGTCTCATTGCCGCCCGATCCACGTCCGGAATGCCCCGGTTCTTGCATCGTATCTTACTTATCGTTCACCTGTTTCA GAAACGCTGAACTGACGAGCATCTTCAAATGCAAGAAGCAGGGACATCAGTGCTGTGCACCGAAGTCTCTGATAAGAGAATTTCACGGAGGGAATTCCACAGAACCGGTTCTGACCAACAGGAACGACACATTCTATGTCACTTCCCGACCTTACACTACTCCGACATCAATCT ATGAAACAACAACGGCCATCTCCACCACGAATAGTCCAGTgtacaataaatatgtttGTGGCGTGAAGGGAACCTCTCGCGGTCCGATTCAGGCGCGAAGTTCCACGAGAATTGCACGCGTAGTGGGAGGTGAGGATGCGGACGCCAACGAATGGTGCTGGCAGGTCGCTCTGATAAATTCCCTCAATCAGTATCTATGTGGAGGCGCGTTGATAGGGACACAGTGGGTTTTAACTGCAGCACACTGCGTCACGAA CATTGTAAGATCCGGCGACGCAATCTACGTGAGGGTGGGCGATCACGATCTGACTCGCAAATACGGAAGCCCCGGCGCCCAAACCTTACGCGTCGCGACAACGTACATACATCACAATCACAATAGTCAGACGCTCGATAACGATATTGCTTTACTGAAGCTTCACGGCCAGGCGGAGCTGAAGGATGGCGTTTGCCTGGTTTGCTTGCCGGCACGAGGTGTCAGTCACACCGCTGGCAAAAGATGTACAGTTACTGGTTATGGATACATGGGAGAAG CTGGTCCTATACCTCTTCGAGTACGCGAAGCGGAGATACCCATTGTCAGTGATGCTGAATGCATACGAAAAGTGAACGCGGTAACGGAGAAGATCTTTATTCTACCAGCTAGCAGTTTTTGCGCCGGCGGCGAGCAGGGAAATGACGCTTGTCAg GGCGACGGTGGAGGTCCCTTGGTATGCCAAGACGACGGCTTCTATGAATTGGCTGGATTGGTCTCCTGGGGATTCGGCTGCGGTCGCCAAAATGTGCCAGGCGTCTATGTAAAAGTCTCTTCATATATCGGCTGGATAAATCAGATCATATCGGTGAATAATCTATAG
- the mas gene encoding protein masquerade isoform X2: MCDDVLEDVQCPTASMRCCLQDPVNGTSSFAENAVEDEGPTTIESTTADKTTTISTVTPATTATTLSTSTSSTLTKTTPESYNETSEKSSTKVCSGICMAERIANYCDAVLMIDTLCKPSYKCCVSRDAFGDFPPPELLVIDRTNSSRYDEKNGDGTFNKISSPSTTMRPNTSLSTNVSTIVIATTVTTTMLPSITTTTRSNPAPLKPCKGQCKSDLSAFFCDNIDSDADCPAEGSVLTICCINEPPPPPQKVETTTTIRPATKAPQSKLSPCPGFCLLTIMAAFCERPNAIIAKTSSCQSGYICCDNTKSSQQTRPKPKPTARLPTTVSLPPDPRPECPGSCIVSYLSFTCFRNAELTSIFKCKKQGHQCCAPKSLIREFHGGNSTEPVLTNRNDTFYVTSRPYTTPTSIYETTTAISTTNSPVYNKYVCGVKGTSRGPIQARSSTRIARVVGGEDADANEWCWQVALINSLNQYLCGGALIGTQWVLTAAHCVTNIVRSGDAIYVRVGDHDLTRKYGSPGAQTLRVATTYIHHNHNSQTLDNDIALLKLHGQAELKDGVCLVCLPARGVSHTAGKRCTVTGYGYMGEAGPIPLRVREAEIPIVSDAECIRKVNAVTEKIFILPASSFCAGGEQGNDACQGDGGGPLVCQDDGFYELAGLVSWGFGCGRQNVPGVYVKVSSYIGWINQIISVNNL; this comes from the exons ATGTGCGACGACGTCTTGGAAGATGTGCAGTGCCCCACAGCCAGTATGCGATGCTGTCTGCAGGATCCAGTGAACGGCACCAGCTCGTTCGCCGAAAACGCCGTCGAGGACGAAGGACCGACCACCATCGAATCTACAACAGCAGACAAGACCACCACGATTTCTACGGTGACACCTGCGACAACCGCCACAACGCTCAGTACATCGACTTCCTCCACTTTGACAAAAACTACACCT GAAAGTTATAATGAAACGAGCGAGAAATCGTCCA CGAAAGTTTGTTCGGGCATATGCATGGCTGAAAGAATTGCCAATTATTGCGATGCTGTGCTGATGATAGATACTCTCTGCAAGCCGAGCTACAAATGTTGCGTGTCCAGGGACGCCTTTGGAGATTTTCCCCCGCCTGAGCTGCTGGTGATCGACCGCACAAACTCGTCTCGTTACGATGAGAAAAATGGCGACGGAACTTTTAACAAGATCTCATCTCCGTCGACAACTATGCGACCCAACACATCGTTGTCAACAAACGTCTCGACGATTGTAATTGCGACGACAGTAACAACTACAATGCTGCCGTCAATTACAACGACAACGAGATCTAACCCGGCGCCTCTGAAACCGTGTAAAGGACAATGCAAGAGCGATCTGTCCGCTTTCTTTTGTGATAACATAGACAGCGACGCGGATTGTCCCGCTGAGGGATCTGTATTGACCATTTGTTGCATTAATgaaccaccgccgccgccacaAAAAGtg gagacgacgacgacgattcGACCAGCTACAAAGGCTCCGCAATCAAAATTATCGCCGTGCCCCGGCTTTTGCTTATTGACAATTATGGCAGCTTTTTGCGAGCGGCCGAATGCAATCATAGCAAAAACATCGTCTTGCCAATCTGGTTATATCTGTTGTGATAATACAAAGAGTTCGCAGCAG acgCGACCAAAACCGAAGCCCACTGCGCGATTGCCGACAACCGTCTCATTGCCGCCCGATCCACGTCCGGAATGCCCCGGTTCTTGCATCGTATCTTACTTATCGTTCACCTGTTTCA GAAACGCTGAACTGACGAGCATCTTCAAATGCAAGAAGCAGGGACATCAGTGCTGTGCACCGAAGTCTCTGATAAGAGAATTTCACGGAGGGAATTCCACAGAACCGGTTCTGACCAACAGGAACGACACATTCTATGTCACTTCCCGACCTTACACTACTCCGACATCAATCT ATGAAACAACAACGGCCATCTCCACCACGAATAGTCCAGTgtacaataaatatgtttGTGGCGTGAAGGGAACCTCTCGCGGTCCGATTCAGGCGCGAAGTTCCACGAGAATTGCACGCGTAGTGGGAGGTGAGGATGCGGACGCCAACGAATGGTGCTGGCAGGTCGCTCTGATAAATTCCCTCAATCAGTATCTATGTGGAGGCGCGTTGATAGGGACACAGTGGGTTTTAACTGCAGCACACTGCGTCACGAA CATTGTAAGATCCGGCGACGCAATCTACGTGAGGGTGGGCGATCACGATCTGACTCGCAAATACGGAAGCCCCGGCGCCCAAACCTTACGCGTCGCGACAACGTACATACATCACAATCACAATAGTCAGACGCTCGATAACGATATTGCTTTACTGAAGCTTCACGGCCAGGCGGAGCTGAAGGATGGCGTTTGCCTGGTTTGCTTGCCGGCACGAGGTGTCAGTCACACCGCTGGCAAAAGATGTACAGTTACTGGTTATGGATACATGGGAGAAG CTGGTCCTATACCTCTTCGAGTACGCGAAGCGGAGATACCCATTGTCAGTGATGCTGAATGCATACGAAAAGTGAACGCGGTAACGGAGAAGATCTTTATTCTACCAGCTAGCAGTTTTTGCGCCGGCGGCGAGCAGGGAAATGACGCTTGTCAg GGCGACGGTGGAGGTCCCTTGGTATGCCAAGACGACGGCTTCTATGAATTGGCTGGATTGGTCTCCTGGGGATTCGGCTGCGGTCGCCAAAATGTGCCAGGCGTCTATGTAAAAGTCTCTTCATATATCGGCTGGATAAATCAGATCATATCGGTGAATAATCTATAG
- the LOC105671299 gene encoding beta-catenin-like protein 1 produces MDIGELLSYKPPNTPKRPVAGEDDDEDEWESAKKPKRVIKTPYHPRQRQPKEPETLSSRDSEPATPVRVAAVPSSTNEVVEPQLTEKEKQDILKYVETEAAEIEALDEATLKRMILLFEKRALRNQEMRVKFPDQPEKFMESEVELHETLQELHIIATNPDLYQLMVDLGAVPSLLELLSHENTDVAVGVVDLLQELTDVDILHESQEGADTLIDALLEQQVCALLVQNLERLDEVIKEESDGVFNTLAIFENLLEFRPELCSDAGKQGLMQWLLRRIKAKTPFDANKLYASELLSILLQHTPENRLLLGDLDGIDVLLQQLAYYKRHDPQTAEEQEMMENLFNVLCSSLMATVNRDRFLRGEGLQLMNLMLREKKMSRNGSLKVLDHAMNGPDGKDNCSKFVDILGLRTIFPLFMKTPTKNRKKMLTAEEHEEHVISIIASMLRNCKGQQRQRLLSKFTENDYEKVDRLMELHFKYLEKVEEVEKNGKEDEDEEESYLRRLDGGLFILQLIDYVLLEACTGCPSAVKQRVTRILAQRRASLKTIRHIMREYAGNLGDAGDTEWKEAEQQHILQLIDKF; encoded by the exons ATGGACATCGGAGAATTGTTATCTTATAAA CCTCCAAATACACCAAAACGACCGGTGGCAGGAGAAGATGATGATGAGGATGAGTGGGAGAGTGCGAAAAAACCAAAGAGAGTAATAAAAACACCGTATCACCCACGTCAACGACAACCCAAGGAACCCGAAACATTATCATCAAGGGACAGCGAACCTGCAACACCTGTCAGAGTAGCTGCTGTACCTTCATCAACTAATGAAGTCGTAGAACCACAATTAAccgaaaaagagaaacaagatattttaaaatatgtagaaacGGAAGCTGCAGAAATTGAAGCACTGGATGAAGCAACACTTAAACGTATGATTCTTTTATTCGAGAAAAGAGCTCTCAGAAATCAGGAAATGAGAGTAAAGTTTCCAGATCAACCAGAGAA ATTTATGGAATCTGAGGTTGAATTACACGAAACGCTGCAAGAGCTTCATATTATAGCAACTAATCCAGATCTATATCAATTGATGGTAGACTTAGGCGCTGTACCTTCTTTGCTGGAATTATTATCTCACGAAAACACCGATGTAGCAGTCGGTGTGGTGGATCTTTTGCAAGAATTGACTGATGTAGATATATTACACGAAAGTCAAGAAGGTGCAGATACACTCATTGATGCTTTATTAGAACAACAAGTTTGCGCTCTTCTAGTACAAAATCTCGAAAGGCTTGACGAAGTAATCAAAGAAGAGAGTGATGGTGTTTTTAATACACTtg caatttttgaaaatcttcTGGAGTTCAGACCGGAATTATGCTCAGACGCAGGAAAACAAGGTCTGATGCAATGGTTATTGCGTCGAATCAAGGCAAAAACACCTTTTGATGCAAATAAACTTTACGCCAGTGAACTCTTGTCTATACTTTTGCAACATACGCCGGAGAATAGACTTCTTCTGGGTGATTTAGATGGAATTGACGTTTTGCTGCAACAATTAGCT TATTACAAGAGACATGATCCACAGACCGCAGAGGAACAAGAGATGATGGAAAACTTATTTAACGTTTTGTGCTCAAGCTTGATGGCTACTGTAAATCGTGACAGATTTCTACGTGGCGAAGGCCTCCAACTTATGAACTTGATgttacgagagaaaaaaatgtcacgAAATGGATCTCTCAAA GTTTTGGATCATGCTATGAATGGTCCGGATGGAAAAGATAATTGCAGCAAATTTGTAGATATCCTTGGATTGCGAACTATATTTCCACTATTTATGAAAACCCCGaccaaaaatagaaaaaaaatgcttacTGCAGAAGAACATGAAg AACATGTGATTTCAATCATAGCAAGCATGTTGAGAAACTGTAAAGGACAACAGCGGCAAAGATTGCTCAGTAAATTTACAGAGAATGATTATGAGAAAGTGGATCGATTAATGGAATTACACTTTAAATATCTGGAAAAAGTGGAGGAAGTGGAAAAGAATGGAAAG gAAGATGAAGATGAGGAAGAGTCCTATTTAAGAAGATTAGATGGcggattatttattttacaattaatagaTTATGTACTTTTGGAAGCTTGTACCGGCTGTCCATCTGCAGTTAAACAGCGAGTGACGAGAATTTTGGCACAGAGAAGAGCATCTCTTAAAACAATTCGACACATTATGAGAG AATACGCTGGTAATTTAGGTGATGCTGGTGATACAGAATGGAAGGAAGCAGAGCAACAGCATATCTTGCAATTGATCGACAAATTTTGA
- the LOC105671296 gene encoding uncharacterized protein, translating to MIMFKSFYNRISKDFWQKELMPLKLLFFVQASTLYVLYPYLTIHMRELGINVEETAIMNAITPVMAMVMPPLAGMLADRIGNFRILLSVFSVFGGFAALLLLLVPIGRVTVHFPERIIMDLDCQDRSNSLFYTMSQTHPCERKLGSEIAMKVESCGFVCQVDNETDQSLIPKSKFYIVRYFNSQTGVNVSYKYAMAQSDLSTSVDQQEDIKEHRQLKNNEFFKTTIRQISKTHYFFPTDQLFSFSCVSSGHVQDIDNSEISHGLYRNYTSCVFGHLIKPENDVNSTIYYHSYKSKIKSLELDGEDLREERQRYSADEISLAEDFQKLTCDNPESTHNRIAIDMLLYNHNANLESTRRVLSTNECNKRCIVTAPRNSMCSNMDTEIELNVSLTFWVYLIIRVFISIIGGTTFAMFEGAVIAILREQDADYGLQRIYGSLGGMISSPLSGLLIDYASRDKGYTDFRPAFYLYTALKLASAVLMLLINLEFKPPAKNVVRDVFTVLKNIEIAALFLACFVLGTAWGYIEAFLFWLIQDLGGSKSFMGVTITVSSIAGIPLLALSEPIISKIGHANVLFLGFVFYAIRLCGYSLVYNVWLILIFEALESVSTSLSFTAAVTYAAKLSSISTDSSIQGLLGGVNYGVGKGTGSLIGGYLIKAFGNRPTYQIFAVVTLLTGIIYFIFNVTYLKKRSQLRDDNTVKEKFENVSSQNSPEKHTNNINLDKKPQDEVIKENESNLKESDSIDNGEILKKIENYKSSEEKNKKNLTKIKVIRNAENVNQNEENLTEKPEDKSTPSDDAIKAEKSDIQETCFTNPNVQTDNQCKIGLEDKQIDKDIDRVSS from the exons ATGATAATGTTCAAGAGCTTTTACAACAGGATCAGCAAGGACTTCTGGCAAAAAGAGTTGATGccgttgaaattattattctttgttCAAGCATCCA CACTTTATGTATTGTATCCGTACTTGACTATACATATGAGAGAATTGGGAATAAATGTGGAAGAAACTGCGATAATGAATGCCATTACACCCGTCATGGCGATGGTGATGCCGCCGCTCGCTGGCATGCTAGCCGACCGAATAGGAAATTTCAGA ATTTTGCTGTCGGTATTTTCCGTGTTCGGTGGTTTTGCGGCATTATTACTCCTATTAGTGCCAATCGGCAGGGTGACAGTGCATTTTCCCGAGAGAATAATTATGGATCTCGATTGTCAAGATAGAAGCAATTCGCTATTCTATACAATGAGCCAGACTCATCCGTGCGAAAGAAAATTAGGATCGGAAATCGCTATGAAAGTAGAAAGCTGTGG atTCGTGTGTCAGGTGGACAACGAAACAGATCAAagtttgattccaaaatcgaAGTTTTATATAGTGAGATACTTTAATTCTCAGACTGGCGTTAATGTTTCGTACAAATACGCCATGGCGCAGAGTGACTTGTCAACG aGTGTTGATCAGCAGGAAGACATAAAAGAGCATCgacaattaaagaataatgaGTTCTTTAAAACGACTATCCGGCAAATCTCGAAAACACACTATTTTTTCCCAACAGATCAGCTATTCTCATTCTCGTGTGTATCGTCCGGACACGTTCAAGATATTGATAACTCCGAAATATCACACGGATTATACAGAAACTATACATCATGCGTTTTTGGTCATTTAATTAAACCGGAG AACGATGTCAATTCAACGATATATTATCATTCGTACAAATCAAAGATTAAAAGTCTGGAACTAGACGGGGAGGATTTGCGAGAGGAACGGCAAAGATACTCGGCGGATGAAATATCTTTGGCGGAAGACTTCCAGAAGCTCACTTGTGACAATCCAGAGTCTACGCACAACCGAATCGCGATAGATATGCTGCTCTATAATCACAATGCGAATCTAGAGTCGACGAGGCGAGTTTTGAGCACGAATGAATGCAACAAGAGGTGCATCGTCACCGCACCTCGCAACAGTATGTGCTCTAACATGGATACGGAAATCGAACTTAATGTAAGCCTGACGTTCTGGGTTTACCTCATCATTAGAGTATTTATCA GTATTATCGGTGGCACAACTTTTGCTATGTTCGAAGGTGCCGTAATAGCGATATTACGAGAACAGGACGCGGATTATGGTCTTCAAAGAATTTATGGCAGCTTAGGAGGAATGATTTCCTCGCCCCTGTCAGGTCTTCTTATAGATTACGCCAGTAGAGATAAAGGATATACCGATTTTAg GCCAGCATTTTACTTATACACGGCATTAAAGCTCGCCTCGGCTGTTCTCATGTTACTGATCAATCTGGAATTCAAACCACCTGCCAAGAATGTCGTGCGTGACGTCTTCACTGTTTTGAAAAACATCGAAATCGCCGCGCTCTTTCTTGCTTGCTTTGTTCTCG GCACCGCTTGGGGATACATCGAGGCGTTTCTCTTCTGGTTGATTCAAGATTTAGGAGGATCTAAATCATTTATGGGTGTCACGATAACAGTAAGCAGTATCGCCGGCATACCATTGCTGGCGCTCTCTGAACCGATCATATCGAAAATCGGTCACGCAAATGTGCTTTTCCTAGGATTTGTGTTTTACGCCATTAGACTTTGCG GTTATTCTTTGGTTTACAATGTTTGGCTGATTTTAATCTTCGAGGCGCTAGAATCGGTCTCGACGTCTCTCAGCTTCACCGCAGCCGTCACTTATGCCGCAAAATTATCGTCTATATCTACCGACAGCTCTATACAGGGATTACTTGGCGGTGTTAATTACGGAGTTG gCAAAGGTACCGGAAGTTTAATCGGTGGTTATCTGATAAAAGCTTTTGGTAACAGACCAACCTACCAGATTTTTGCTGTGGTAACTTTATTGACtggtataatatattttatatttaatgtgaCTTACTTGAAAAAGCGATCTCAGCTTCGAGACGATAATACCGTAAAAGAGAAATTCGAAAATGTCAGCTCACAAAATAGTCCCGAGAAACACaccaataatattaatcttgataaaaaaccACAAGATGAAGTAATTAAAGAGAATGAGAGCAATTTGAAGGAAAGTGATAGTATAGATAAtggagaaattttgaaaaaaatagaaaattataaatcatcagaagaaaaaaataaaaaaaatttaacaaaaattaaagttatcaGAAATGCTGAAAATGTTAAtcaaaatgaagaaaatttaactGAAAAACCTGAGGATAAATCGACACCAAGTGATGACGCAATAAAGGCTGAAAAAAGCGATATACAAGAAACCTGTTTTACTAACCCGAATGTTCAGACTGATAATCAGTGCAAAATCGGACTAGAAGACAAACAAATAGACAAAGATATTGATCGAGTAAGTTCCTAA